The Arachis duranensis cultivar V14167 chromosome 2, aradu.V14167.gnm2.J7QH, whole genome shotgun sequence genome has a window encoding:
- the LOC107473399 gene encoding uncharacterized protein LOC107473399 isoform X3 — MCNPIPDFIQERIFDFVTEKLVVAWKKYASNPVDYVVNNKKKLKELEKDINDLVEDRNRVCGKAEEDEVRFGREVYHVKAWLRQVQDIIDEYRELEEGRQEHFVASFLNPIQRYVWSKTAQEIKGTVGELQNEKCDIIISSWQDLSSIGVATSEFDYIPLRSRETTKKKIKESLEDPNARLIGVFGATGVGKTTLVKSATALLEKTNNKFDVVITVKVTKCPDIKRIQGQIADMLGVKFEGESEHARAITIQEKLKNEKDNILIILDDLCAKIDLNSLGIPSPTDDLGPLLLTKGESSADKQTDGADKERETSTQDNRQRAHTETDKQKAHTKTISNGYRKLKTEEGSRGYKILLISDLRQVLTEMDVKLELIIHVKLLNPKDGETLFKEMAGIGANNSEIETLAAEIANKCQGLPMSIITTARALKNQSHLVWKDTHRALEKLEEENQLAAPEYSTKLSYRLLENEELKLTFLLCARMDHDALVAHLVRYCIGLGFLQGVYSVWEARDRVQMLLVKLKESGLLSNSYSSDRFTMQNLVRNAALSISSEEMHVFMMTEEKLDEWPDEDLLKEYTVISLQRCNFIERFPVNMCCPRLRVFHIENNDPSLKIPDNFFKKMRELRVLILVGFNLLSLPSSIKYLKKLRMLCIEKCILGEGEQLSVLGELKNLRILSFSGSDVKGLPDELKHLSKLQIFDISNCYKLREFPHDVMKSLTRLEEFYVRNTRIQWKAINDSVLSVLGDLNQLTNLDLQIPSVVYLPKNLFFDKLYSYKILIGSLNRDLEADFKIPDKYDLSRCLALCQKDGGFDIHSQEAIKMLFERVEILLLQNLNGVQDVFYELNLKGFPYLKRLSIASNKSVRSLISQQRQHSDQKVFPKLESLYLYKLRKMEQIFSCQPLSEGSFGNLKMIKIKLCGCLKNVFLMSIARLLIALERIEISECNSLEEIVVRETNNHNETEPTLKFLQLRSLKLQSLSKFIGFYPISSEEDTRSLFHGKIEVPELERIELSMLQINHIWSDQILACHTVDQRTSPPFHQKLTTCFGKKHPTIKQTYSSFQNLMHLDVNGCWNLESLWSFSVARHLVNLQSLFVTDCKMTHIFPQDQGDGEAKTKKQDAIFPNLKTVKLSSMQRLCKIWNSDEAPETSFGKLNTLIIDKCDELVNVIPHNMARRLSSLSCLRVTNCASIKVIFEEADDDDKRQDAMHNIKLQDIHLETLSKLEHVFKWKKEVKWSDLKLQKIWVHHCGRLENIFSVSVVKNVEIKIENLESFVVSDCYQLREIVGKGKDAVINSSSPIQFEFPKLTTVKFFGLSKFKSFYSSGAYELSCPTLKDLSIERCDLLELFEETSSHAEIKNALFPENSKTGEVKVKEVINNKLKSMHIESRHLVGSSMDYDYRRDSLEELQLSGLTNSDIIYCFLHCNPNLKRLCLNACSFKELKPGGTRRPAIGVVPKLKSLTLTNMYYLKKICFEQDAVLQKIESLVINNCSYLHTIAPSSVSLAHLTILEVVDCEELKYVMSPSTAKSLGQLKTMKVINCKNLEEIVSEKTQKEEYSYSESLEEEETQEENSKSLEEEKTQEGQEEKENVGAEIPIIFKQLTTLELVSLKSLNSFCSSKNCAFKFPSLENFIVSACPKMENFSAKEVDCGPNLQKIYYVHDKKKKRWCWHEDNIGSTIRYIFDNKKFFEGMNELGMNQLDFFFGDLNQLDLNSDQDLLKLIWLSKEGSRKDWFSGLKTLTLYDWDASNTHAIPSNVLCCLKSLQELRVKWGRTIESIFEMDDTKSWESSFQLKKLSLTDLPSLKSVWQHDKGEILLGFQNLQQVTIEDCHKLTSVFPTVLARDLKKLEELHVSHCDELQEIVGKDQEEAVEGSQKFVFPRLTTLKLSKLPQLSDFTSGRLTLECLELKHLQLFLNQEQKYPEGGISKVEKLSLINPNHTLVKQFMNQGVFHHYLNELHLAYFPDYNDDGENSTSSFEIFADDKMLPNDKMFPKLEIIEIYWNNCKTMNIPKEAGERMLHLKELKLRSLSELNSISGLEYLLKLRLLEVYECHKLITVLELHSYSNLKELHIYSCYGLECLLTSSAVKMLIHLEELKVEWCNSLKEIVQQESGTEDIIEFKHLHRITLADLGSLECFYSGNATLQFPSLIRLDILDCSDMKFFSQTEIHVKPPLFQVFYSDDEADRLFLHDLNVAVACQFLRQQIYLDLGDHPELKDLWLDKVHIPAEAYSSGVRLERLRVKGCNEFFTTAIFPSHLLPFLSRLEKLEVQGCNSVEAIYEIKDTTANIVIPLKKLTLEKLPTLRHVWNKDTEGKLSLPKLEEVIVDECASIKSVFPESVGKGNIQSLEVKNCAELVEIVTGDDVAKQVSIFSTLCCLKLVNLPNLECPLLSQLLPSLHKLEELVVEKCSSLKTIFDVKDAPTNEEDTNMITVIPLKKLTLEKLPTLSHVWKGKLSLPKLEEVIVDECASLKSLFLESVNIQRLEVKNCEKLVEIVTRDELVKEEDADKQVNIFSKLSCLKLWNLPNLSYIYHGMKDSEFSLSNALLPWHMLPSLHKLEELVVGNCGSFETIFDVKDAPTNKEDTNMITVIPLEKLILEHLPTLSHIWNKDSKGNSLSFLCLEKVVVNGCKRLTSLFPASVPMFNIKNLDVRNCEELVEIVTKDETDNEETTNKEFIMFPEIMSLTLHNLPNLTYIYAGMQNLNWPELIEFDVSHCNLIKKFTDSAAKVVTPHLERLSIDKAGVMMLDKELLHLDPQNIAYLRLQGFNDSDAASAFDFFPKVPLPNIKRLGVADSACKEIFPSKKPEIIHSQLLAQELELRNLHKLESIGLDYTWVTFSNLTSLKLEGCASLKYLFTSSTAKCLVQLKELCISNCEALESLMVDYQPHDDDHDVIKFEKLEKLSLSQIPKLESFYKGNSTLNFPSLKEVEVTKCNRLEYMFTFSTAKSLHKLGNMQISKCESLKTVVLAEADEPRELTFSDLWNLSLSESPKLGSFFTGKSTLKFQAYLYIEITQCKIMKTFPHGDVEAPELEMVEIDGVSCSIDNLNAAVSQQFEKRSTQHL; from the exons ATGTGTAATCCGATTCCTGATTTTATACAAGAACGTATTTTCGACTTCGTAACTGAGAAACTTGTAGTTGCATGGAAGAAGTATGCAAGCAACCCGGTGGACTATGTGGTgaacaacaagaagaaacttAAGGAGCTAGAGAAAGACATAAATGATCTCGTAGAGGATAGAAACAGGGTATGTGGAAAAGCCGAGGAGGATGAAGTGCGATTCGGcagagaagtatatcatgttAAGGCATGGTTGCGTCAGGTACAAGACATAATTGATGAATATCGTGAGTTGGAAGAAGGTAGGCAAGAACACTTTGTGGCGTCCTTCCTAAATCCAATTCAAAGGTATGTCTGGAGCAAAACAGCACAAGAGATTAAGGGGACGGTTGGAGAGCTACAAAATGAAAAGTGTGATATTATTATATCTTCTTGGCAAGATCTATCATCCATCGGTGTTGCGACTTCTGAATTTGATTAT ATACCTTTAAGATCAAGAGAAACAACCAAGAAAAAGATCAAGGAATCACTAGAAGACCCTAATGCAAGATTGATCGGTGTTTTTGGGGCAACTGGTGTGGGAAAGACCACTTTGGTAAAAAGTGCTACTGCTCTGTTGGAAAAGACGAACAACAAGTTCGATGTGGTGATAACGGTTAAAGTGACAAAATGTCCTGATATAAAAAGGATACAAGGCCAAATCGCTGACATGCTGGGAGTTAAGTTTGAAGGGGAAAGTGAGCATGCAAGAGCAATCACCATACAAGAGAAGCTTAAGAATGAGAAGGACAACATCCTTATAATCCTAGATGATCTATGTGCAAAAATAGATCTAAATTCATTGGGGATTCCATCACCAACCGATGATCTTGGTCCTCTTCTCTTGACAAAAGGTGAATCTTCTGCTGACAAACAAACTGATGGAGCAGACAAAGAGAGAGAAACTTCCACACAAGATAACAGGCAAAGAGCTCACACAGAAACTGACAAGCAAAAAGCTCACACAAAAACTATCTCCAATGGCTATCGCAAGTTGAAAACAGAAGAGGGTAGCAGGGGGTATAAGATTTTGTTGATTTCTGATCTGAGACAAGTATTGACCGAAATGGATGTGAAGCTAGAGCTTATTATCCATGTGAAACTCTTAAATCCTAAGGACGGAGAGACACTGTTCAAGGAGATGGCTGGAATAGGAGCCAACAATTCTGAAATTGAAACATTAGCAGCAGAAATAGCCAACAAGTGTCAAGGTTTGCCGATGTCAATAATTACAACTGCAAGGGCATTGAAAAATCAGAGCCACTTAGTTTGGAAGGATACTCATCGAGCGCTTGAAAAGCTTGAAGAGGAAAACCAATTAGCAGCACCTGAGTATTCTACAAAGTTGAGTTATAGACTTCTAGAAAATGAGGAGCTCAAGCTTACCTTCTTGCTTTGTGCCCGTATGGATCATGACGCATTGGTTGCGCATTTGGTGAGATATTGCATTGGTTTGGGTTTTCTTCAAGGCGTTTACTCAGTTTGGGAAGCCAGAGACAGAGTACAAATGTTGCTCGTCAAGTTAAAAGAGTCAGGTTTGTTGTCTAACAGTTATTCAAGTGATCGTTTCACCATGCAAAATCTTGTTCGTAATGCAGCTTTGTCAATATCATCTGAGGAGATGCATGTGTTCATGATGACCGAAGAAAAACTAGATGAATGGCCTGATGAGGATCTACTTAAAGAGTACACTGTTATTTCCTTACAACGTTGTAATTTCATTGAGAGATTTCCTGTGAACATGTGTTGTCCTAGGCTTAGAGTCTTTCATATTGAAAATAATGATCCATCTTTAAAAATACCAgataatttctttaaaaaaatgagagaacTTAGGGTGTTGATTTTGGTGGGGTTCAACCTTTTATCATTGCCTTCCTCAATTAAATACCTAAAAAAACTAAGAATGCTTTGTATCGAGAAATGCATTTTAGGTGAAGGTGAGCAATTAAGTGTCTTGGGAGAATTAAAGAATTTAAGAATACTAAGCTTTTCGGGATCTGATGTCAAAGGTTTGCCTGATGAGCTAAAACATTTATCTAAGCTTCAAATCTTTGACATCAGTAACTGTTACAAGCTTAGAGAGTTTCCACATGATGTAATGAAAAGTTTGACTAGGCTTGAGGAGTTCTATGTGCGAAACACTCGCATTCAATGGAAGGCAATTAATGACAGTGTTCTATCTGTGTTGGGTGATCTGAATCAATTAACAAATCTAGACCTGCAAATCCCAAGTGTTGTGTATCTACCCAAGAATTTGTTCTTTGACAAGTTGTACAGTTACAAGATTCTCATTGGCTCTTTAAATAGAGATCTAGAGGCTGATTTCAAGATTCCAGATAAGTATGACCTGTCAAGATGTTTGGCATTATGCCAAAAGGATGGCGGCTTTGACATTCATTCCCAGGAGGCAATCAAAATGTTGTTTGAAAGGGTTGAAATCTTGTTGCTGCAAAACTTGAACGGTGTCCAAGATGTTTTTTATGAGTTGAATCTGAAAGGATTTCCTTATCTTAAACGTTTATCCATTGCAAGCAACAAGAGTGTTCGCTCTCTCATTAGTCAGCAGAGGCAGCATTCTGATCAGAAGGTTTTTCCCAAATTGGAGTCATTGTATCTCTATAAGCTTAGGAAAATGGAGCAAATTTTCTCTTGTCAGCCACTCTCAGAAGGTTCCTTTGGTAATTTGAAAATGATCAAGATCAAACTCTGTGGTTGCTTGAAGAATGTTTTCTTAATGTCTATAGCTAGACTTCTAATTGCTCTTGAGAGAATTGAAATTTCAGAATGTAACTCTTTGGAGGAGATTGTTGTTAGAGAAACAAATAATCATAATGAAACAGAGCCTACTCTTAAGTTTCTCCAACTTCGTTCTTTAAAGCTGCAATCTTTATCCAAGTTTATTGGGTTCTATCCAatttcatctgaagaagatacCAGATCATTGTTTCATGGCAAG ATTGAAGTTCCAGAGCTAGAGAGAATTGAGTTGTCTATGCTCCAAATCAACCACATATGGAGTGATCAAATATTGGCTTGCCATACCGTCGACCAAAGAACTTCTCCTCCTTTTCATCAAAAGTTGACGACATGCTTTGGCAAGAAGCACCCCACCATCAAACAAACTTATTCTTCCTTTCAAAATTTGATGCACCTCGACGTGAATGGTTGCTGGAATTTAGAAAGCCTATGGTCTTTCTCTGTTGCTAGACATTTGGTGAATCTTCAAAGCCTTTTTGTTACTGATTGTAAGATGACCCACATCTTCCCCCAAGATCAAGGTGATGGTGAGGCTAAAACGAAGAAG CAGGATGCCATTTTTCCAAACTTGAAGACCGTCAAGCTGAGTAGCATGCAGAGATTGTGTAAGATATGGAATTCTGATGAAGCTCCTGAAACTTCCTTTGGCAAGCTGAACACTCTGATCATTGATAAGTGTGATGAATTGGTCAATGTAATTCCTCATAATATGGCTCGAAGATTGTCTAGTTTAAGTTGCTTGAGGGTTACGAACTGCGCGTCAATCAAAGTTATATTTGAAGaagctgatgatgatgataaaagaCAGGATGCTATGCATAACATTAAGTTGCAAGATATTCATTTAGAAACACTCTCGAAACTGGAGCATGTATTCAAATGGAAGAAAGAAGTAAAATGGAGTGATCTCAAATTGCAAAAGATATGGGTGCATCATTGTGGAAGGTTGGAAAACATATTTTCAGTTTCTGTAGTCAAGAATGTTGAAATAAAGATTGAAAACCTTGAAAGCTTTGTGGTATCAGATTGCTACCAATTGAGGGAAATAGTTGGCAAGGGAAAAGATGCTGTCATCAACTCTAGTAGTCCTATTCAATTTGAGTTTCCTAAACTGACTACTGTCAAGTTTTTTGGATTATCAAAATTCAAGAGTTTCTATTCATCAGGAGCTTATGAATTAAGTTGTCCAACATTAAAAGACCTATCTATTGAACGTTGTGACTTGTTGGAACTATTTGAAGAAACCTCATCACATGCAGAAATAAAGAATGCTCTTTTTCCAGAAAATTCTAAAACTGGAGAAGTAAAAGTAAAGGAG GTAATCAATAACAAGTTAAAGTCCATGCACATTGAATCACGACATCTAGTGGGGTCATCAATGGACTATGactacagaagggatagctTAGAAGAGCTTCAGTTGTCTGGACTGACGAATTctgatattatatattgtttcCTTCATTGCAATCCTAACCTCAAGAGATTATGCTTGAATGCTTGTAGCTTTAAAGAATTGAAGCCTGGTGGAACAAGAAGGCCTGCTATTGGGGTTGTGCCAAAGTTAAAAAGCTTGACATTAACAAACATGTATTATCTTAAGAAGATTTGCTTTGAACAAGATGCAGTTCTTCAAAAGATAGAGTCATTGGTTATAAACAATTGTTCATATTTGCACACTATAGCACCTTCGTCTGTGTCTCTCGCTCACTTGACAATTCTAGAAGTGGTTGACTGTGAGGAATTAAAATATGTGATGTCACCATCAACTGCCAAAAGCTTGGGTCAACTCAAAACCATGAAGGTAATCAATTGTAAAAATCTAGAGGAAATTGTTTcagagaaaacacaaaaagaagAGTACTCTTACTCTGAATCTCTAGAGGAAGAGGAAACACAAGAAGAGAACTCTAAATCTCTAGAGGAAGAGAAAACACAAGAAGGacaggaagaaaaagaaaatgtaggCGCGGAGATTCCCATCATTTTCAAACAATTGACAACTCTTGAGCTTGTGTCATTGAAGAGCCTTAATAGTTTCTGCAGCTCCAAGAATTGTGCCTTTAAATTCCCATCACTGGAGAATTTTATTGTGAGTGCATGCCCCAAAATGGAAAATTTCTCTGCAAAAGAAGTGGACTGTGGGCCAAATTTGCAAAAGATATATTATGTGcatgacaaaaagaaaaagagatggtGCTGGCACGAAGACAATATAGGATCTACAATAAGATACATATTTGACAATAAG AAATTTTTTGAAGGCATGAATGAGTTGGGTATGAATcagttggattttttttttggtgacttgaATCAGTTGGATTTGAATTCTGATCAAGATCTTCTAAAACTAATCTGGCTAAGTAAAGAAGGTTCCCGAAAAGATTGGTTTTCCGGTTTAAAAACTCTGACACTATATGACTGGGATGCATCTAATACGCATGCAATTCCGTCAAATGTCCTCTGTTGTTTGAAGAGCTTACAAGAACTTCGAGTGAAGTGGGGTAGGACAATAGAAAGCATTTTTGAGATGGATGACACTAAGAGCTGGGAATCATCATTCCAACTGAAGAAGCTAAGTTTAACGGATCTACCAAGTCTGAAGAGTGTGTGGCAACATGACAAAGGAGAAATCCTTCTAGGCTTTCAAAATCTGCAGCAGGTCACTATCGAAGATTGTCATAAATTGACAAGTGTGTTTCCTACTGTCTTGGCCAGAGATCTTAAAAAGCTCGAGGAACTCCATGTAAGTCATTGTGATGAGTTGCAAGAAATTGTTGGAAAAGATCAAGAGGAAGCAGTGGAAGGATCACAAAAGTTTGTGTTTCCTCGTTTAACCACATTGAAACTATCAAAATTGCCACAACTAAGTGACTTTACGTCTGGAAGATTGACTCTGGAGTGCCTCGAGTTAAAGCATCTGCAGCTTTTTCTGAACCAAGAACAAAAATATCCGGAG GGCGGTATTTCCAAGGTGGAGAAGTTGTCGCTCATTAATCCAAATCACACTTTGGTGAAGCAGTTTATGAATCAAGGCGTCTTTCATCACTATTTAAATGAACTTCACCTTGCGTATTTCCCTGATTACAATGATGATGGAGAGAACTCTACTTCATCATTTGAGATATTTGCCGATGACAAGATGCTTCCTAATGACAAGATGTTTCCCAAATTAGAGATTATTGAAATATATTGGAACAATTGCAAAACCATGAATATTCCCAAAGAAGCGGGTGAGAGGATGCTTCACTTGAAAGAATTGAAGTTGAGGTCACTATCTGAGCTGAACTCCATTAGTGGGCTAGAGTACTTGTTAAAGCTGCGGCTATTGGAGGTTTATGAATGTCATAAATTGATAACAGTATTAGAATTACATTCATACTCCAATCTGAAAGAATTGCATATATATTCTTGTTATGGATTGGAATGTTTGTTGACATCCTCAGCAGTAAAAATGCTAATACACCTTGAGGAGTTGAAAGTTGAATGGTGTAACTCATTGAAAGAAATAGTGCAACAAGAAAGTGGGACGGAAGACATTATTGAATTTAAGCACCTACACAGGATAACTCTTGCTGATTTGGGAAGCCTGGAATGCTTTTATTCAGGGAATGCCACACTGCAGTTCCCCTCTTTGATTCGGCTGGACATACTAGACTGCTCCGACatgaaatttttttctcaaacaGAAATACATGTGAAACCACCATTATTTCAAGTATTTTACTCCGATGATGAAGCTGATCGATTGTTCCTCCATGATCTAAACGTAGCTGTTGCATGCCAGTTTCTACGACAGCAG ATATATCTTGATCTTGGCGATCACCCAGAGCTAAAAGATTTATGGCTTGATAAAGTGCATATCCCAGCTGAGGCCTACTCCTCTGGTGTCAGATTGGAACGTCTGAGGGTGAAAGGGTGTAATGAATTCTTTACAACCGCAATATTTCCTTCTCATTTACTTCCCTTCCTCAGTCGATTAGAAAAGTTGGAGGTGCAGGGATGCAATTCTGTTGAGGCCATATATGAAATTAAAGATACAACAGCAAATATTGTTATTCCTTTGAAGAAATTGACTTTGGAGAAACTTCCAACTCTGAGGCATGTTTGGAACAAGGATACTGAAGGAAAGCTCAGTCTTCCCAAACTGGAGGAGGTTATTGTTGATGAATGTGCAAGCATAAAATCGGTGTTCCCAGAATCAGTTGGCAAGGGTAACATACAAAGTTTAGAAGTGAAGAATTGTGCAGAGTTAGTTGAAATTGTCACTGGAGATGATGTAGCCAAACAGGTTAGCATCTTCTCCACGCTATGTTGTCTGAAGCTGGTGAATTTGCCAAATTTGGAGTGTCCATTACTATCGCAGTTGCTACCTTCTCTTCATAAATTAGAAGAGTTGGTGGTTGAAAAATGTAGTTCCTTGAAGACTATATTTGATGTGAAAGATGCGCCAACAAATGAAGAAGATACAAATATGATTACTGTTATTCCTTTGAAGAAATTGACTTTGGAGAAACTTCCAACTTTGAGCCATGTTTGGAAAGGAAAGCTCAGTCTTCCAAAATTGGAGGAGGTTATTGTTGATGAATGTGCAAGCTTAAAATCCTTGTTCCTAGAATCAGTTAACATACAGAGGTTAGAAGTGAAGAATTGTGAGAAGTTGGTTGAAATTGTCACAAGAGATGAATTAGTCAAAGAAGAAGATGCAGATAAACAAGTTAATATCTTCTCCAAGCTATCTTGTCTGAAGCTGTGGAATTTGCCAAATCTGAGCTACATTTATCATGGAATGAAAGACTCTGAATTTTCATTATCAAATGCATTACTACCTTGGCATATGCTACCTTCCCTTCATAAATTGGAAGAGTTGGTGGTTGGAAATTGTGGTTCCTTTGAGACAATATTTGATGTGAAAGATGCTCCAACAAATAAAGAAGATACAAATATGATTACTGTTATTCCTTTGgagaaattgattttggaacATTTGCCAACTCTAAGCCATATTTGGAACAAGGATTCTAAAGGAAATAGTCTCAGCTTTCTATGTCTGGAGAAAGTGGTTGTGAATGGATGTAAACGCCTCACAAGCTTGTTCCCAGCATCAGTGCCCatgtttaatataaaaaatttagatgtcAGAAACTGTGAGGAATTGGTTGAAATTGTTACAAAAGATGAAACAGACAATGAAGAAACTACAAATAAGGAGTTTATTATGTTCCCTGAGATAATGTCATTGACCCTGCACAATTTGCCAAATCTTACATACATTTATGCTGGAATGCAAAATCTAAATTGGCCAGAGTTAATAGAATTTGATGTTTCTCATTGTAACCTGATAAAGAAATTCACAGATTCCGCTGCAAAG GTTGTTACCCCTCACTTAGAGCGATTGTCAATAGACAAGGCAGGTGTGATGATGCTTGACAAAGAACTGCTTCATTTGGACCCACAAAACATAGCATATCTAAGATTGCAGGGCTTTAATGACTCAGATGCTGCATCTGCCTTTGATTTCTTTCCGAAGGTGCCACTTCCCAATATTAAGAGGCTTGGGGTGGCCGACAGTGCTTGCAAAGAGATATTTCCCTCAAAAAAGCCTGAGATTATTCATTCACAGCTGCTTGCTCAAGAATTGGAACTGAGGAATCTGCACAAGCTTGAATCTATTGGGTTAGACTACAC